Below is a window of Ornithodoros turicata isolate Travis chromosome 7, ASM3712646v1, whole genome shotgun sequence DNA.
TTAATCCCTTAGTCTCGGCATCTTACAAGGATTTGGTCCTTCTGCCTTCAATCATCGAAGAAAGCTACATATCGTCATGGCTGGACTTGCAGTTCAGGTGAATCCACTCATGCTGACAAATCAGATAAAAATATGAAGCAGTGCGCACTGCAACAGGGCAGCAAACAACGCACATAAACCTTCATCAATGACGGATGTCTAGGAGCTGGAGACTGAATAAGCCGAGGCATGTCTGGTTTAAAAAAAGTGTCTGCTATGGTGGAATCGTGGGACCAGTGCACTATGTGCAGTTGTGTCTCCCAAGGCTTGAGCAGGGAGATAATGCGGAGTGATGGTTAACGGTTAATGTCACCAATTTCATGGAACGGGGATACTCAGACGGTGGTTATTTTGAATGTAAGCTGCTCCAGTGTTCTGAATGCTGAAGTGTTCGCACAGAACTGTACAGGCTGCCACAAAAGCTAAGGAGATCAGTTGGTGTAGCTGTGAGGGCTTACTGTGTCGTTATCTTAAGGAGACCCTGAACTGAGGCCCTAGGAAGCAGAAATGTCGAGTGCTGGGCATGCGCTGCTGTTACTGCATGAGCTCGATGGCTGGCAATACGCGGCTGCTGATCGCGCGCGACCCCTCCGGCAGTTGGCAGATCGCTTGTATGCGTTCTCGTCAGGCAAAAAGGACCTGGGACTCAAGTGTCGTTAAGACTGTACGAATACCTCTGGGCTCCCAAGGGAGATCTGCTACGGTACCGCGGGCTGCTGCTTTCGTTATAGCTGTATCGGCCTTTGTTGTAGCCACCGCCATAGTTGCTGCTGTCAGAGGCGTCGTCGTAGCCGTCATCACGGCGGCCACCTCCGTATGAGTCGTAGCCTCCACGTCGGGACCTGTCGAAGCCACCTCCTCGGCCTCCGCGGAAGCCGCCGCCACCACCGCCGCGGCCCCCGCGGAAACCCCGGCTGCCACCTCTGTCGAAACCCCCACCGCCGCGACCGCCGCGGTAGAAGcccccgccgccgccgccacctCGTCCTCCACCACGTCCGCCGCGGCCGCCACGGGAGTGCTCAACACGCAGGCGCGAGCCATTGAGAACTACGCCGTTCATCTGTCGAACGGCTTCATCTGCGTCTTGTGAATCCTCAAATTCCAGGAATGCAAATCCTGGAGGGTTCTGCGCCACCCATACTTGACTCAGCTTTCCATACTTGCTAAATTCTCTTTCGAGATCATCCTTTGGTATGTTGTCACCCAAGCCACCGACGAAGATACGCGTCTGAGATTTTCTGTCGTAAGACTGGAAGAGGTGAAAGCGCATATTCTCCAAGTTAACCACATAACCTTCTGAAAACACGATAAATTAAAATATCGATGAAATTCCTTACCATATTTAAGCAGCTCTGTCGTACACCTACAGCACAGTACAAGAGATGGTCGCAATGGCTGCAGTCTCGCTACCTTTTATGTTATGTACGGGGTCCACCAGCCCGACTGCACAAAATTCTTCAATTAATAGAACAATTGTGGATTTCAAAGCTTCCCGTACTTTGGAACACGAGATATATTGACATTAATATCAATATTTTGCAATGATATAAGTGGAATATATCAAAATAACCCGCACTCTTTGCAATGCGACAGCATCCTGGGATTGCGCGGAAGTGCGCCGCGTCAGTAAACTTGTGACGTCACCGACAaggtgcacaaaaaaaaaaaggcaaaagctATTGTATTATTACGCCGTCCTATTCTGTTTGTTCTTTATTCGCATGGTTATCTGTATTACTCACAACGGTTTTGTTCGAACCGGTTCCAGTGCATGTTAACATGACGGAGCAACCTTTATATCATTAAAGTTTTTCCTGAAAATTTGAAATTGTGTCCTCCTTAGCCTTTCTTAGTAAAGATTGACATAGCGCCAAAAGCGCAGAAAGTCTTTGTTCAATCATTGTTCACGTGCTCCTCAATCTGCGTACGTTATCAGTTCCCTGACTTCGTCGCGCTTGGAGTGCACTCCAAGAAAATGTCAAAAATACCTTGTCAGATTGCTTGTGTGATTTGTATGCTTGCGCCGTCGTGCTAACGTGACGAAGTGAATACCTCTGGGCCACGAAATGTCAATATCAGACAAACAGCATCTATTTTTATTCATTCTTTCACAAACTAGCTTCCAAAAAGGAAACCAAGGCCTTCTGTAGGTCGCCCGTTCAAGGCACATTGAGCTTCAAAACAGCCTGCACTCCTACTGCCAATGCAGCAACAGCTCCACTCACAAATACAGTTCCAAGAAGCCGGGTAATAACCTATCGGGAAAAGCAAAACCATGGTGCTGTTGTTAAAATAAGTGTATCCTAAATACATGTCGAGCACAGATTTCACAATGCGATGATGGATGTGTAATCATTACATTAGAGAAAACTTGCCTTGTCCTGCCATGCACGATTTTCAATACATTTATGGTACCTCAGTCTAGAAAATGTAACCTGCAATGTAGTCATGGTAGCAGAACATAAATTTTCTGGCTGATATATGTGAATTGAAGTATAGACTATAAGATAAGAACATTACTGATGTGTAGAGTGGAATCCAGAAGTTTGGCATAAGCTTGTTCAGGACAATGTCAAACTTTTTACGTAGTAGGAACATCGGGGAATTTACAAGATCTCTCATCTGCAATTTTCAATACTGTTCTTTAGTACACATACTGACAAGAATGTTACGCAAGCTGACTTCAATATAGTTGTAGAGTGCCAAATCGCAAATTGCTTCAGCATCTGGGTTTCGGACTTCGGTGTACTTTGGGAAGACTTCGTCTGAAACGACACACAATGTTCTGTTAAATGGTGCTTTGGCAAAGTTAAGGCTTTACACCTGTTGTACAAAAGTGTATATAATGGAGTACATTCAATATGCATGTGGCATATGTCTCACCAAAATCACTGCCGTAGATATCCAACAACTCATTCAAGATGCAACAGTCTTCAAATCCCTTCAGAGAATTATGTCAATATTTTTAAACATAACTAAGAACATCTGTGATAACACAGCACATTCATCTACAAGCAGCACTGCAATACATACAGCATTCATGCCCTGCCCATAGAACGGAACCATAGCATGTGCGGCATCTCCCATAATCAGAACTTTTCCACCAACATGATACGGTTTGCACTGCGCATAACAGAACAGTTTTAATACAGTTCTTTCCAAGGACACAAGAAAGACCGATACTGTATTCTTGTTACATCCCCATTATTCATAAACTGTAGCAAGAAAAATCATAACGTACCTTCACCATGACGAGTGGTGACGGCTTTATCGAGAAAAATGTTTCTACCAGATCATCCCTAGACGaggttttgcaaaaaaaaaggaataactGCACGTTAGAGTGCTCTCTAACTGCGAAGTAACACGGCACTTACTTTCCAATCAGGGGAATGGCATCCGGAAAATACTGCCCAAAGAAATCTAAGAGCTTTTCCCGTGTGCTCAACGAATAGAACATGTCGAATGGCATAAACAGTGTCACGGTGTAGGTGCAGTCTTGATTCGGAAGGGCTATCAGCATAAATTTTCCCCTAGGCCAAATGTGAAGGTAATTCACTTCCATTGCAAACTGGAAAAAAAGATTATGCTGCATCCATGGGAAACAAAGAAATACTCTATGTGCAGAAACATGCACAGAGAGCAAACCTTTCCATCATGCGTTGGGGGGATACACAGCTCAATGTATCCGTGTGGAATGTAAGACTGGGAATAGTTGAACAGCGGTCGCTTCAGCATCTCCCTCCGCACAGCAGAATAGGCCCCGTCACAGCCTATTATTACGTTGCGCTGCACAGTGTGCTCTGTGCCGTCTGGTCTATATGAGAGATTTGGAGGTTATAAATATAATTCTGGGGGATATCCATCAGCAGTTACCTCGCGAAGTTGAGCTTCCCTTGATCTAGGTTAGCAGATTTCAGTTTGTGCTTGAAATGGAGCTTTACGCGCTGATTCTTTTCACACGCTGCAAAAGTAGGAGAAAGCGTCTTGCTACTTGTTTTATTTCTACATCTCGTAAAAGGAGAATTCTATACGGAATTATTACACGTACCTGATAGCAACACCTCATTCAGGTACCTTCGTCCCACAGAGTAAATGCACTGAAGCGAGATGAAACGTTAGGTGTTATGGCAAAGCGATAATTAAAATTACGAGGGCTCTTTTTTTACGGGGTGAGTAGTGATCGAGGAATGTACAAGGGCAACAAGTGTTAACCTGTCCTTTCTGTCCGTAAGGGATGGGCCTGCGTTTTCCATCGAGGTCGTGAATGAGACGCGCATTCATTGGTATGCCGTGTCTCTCGATGACCTGCTCCTCCAAACCCAATAAGGAAAGTGCAGCCCTTCCCCGTGTTGACAGCGCCAGGTTGATGCTGCGCCCCGTGACATGCTCTTGAGTCCGCATATCTGTGGAAGTAGAGTGCTCAACACCATCTAGGCAAGGTCTAGGTAAAACTGGCACCATGGAAGGTCATGGTAATGCTGAGTTAAGAAGCGAAAACAATAAGCATGTTCTGTGCTGAAAAATTTCTTACCGTCTCTCGATTCGTAAAGGTCCACTTGGAAACCTCGTTTTCCCAGCATACATGCACATAATGACCCCACCTGCAAATGTGGAA
It encodes the following:
- the LOC135401204 gene encoding RNA-binding protein Rsf1-like, giving the protein MSYDRKSQTRIFVGGLGDNIPKDDLEREFSKYGKLSQVWVAQNPPGFAFLEFEDSQDADEAVRQMNGVVLNGSRLRVEHSRGGRGGRGGGRGGGGGGGFYRGGRGGGGFDRGGSRGFRGGRGGGGGGFRGGRGGGFDRSRRGGYDSYGGGRRDDGYDDASDSSNYGGGYNKGRYSYNESSSPRYRSRSPLGAQSGYN
- the LOC135401202 gene encoding kynurenine 3-monooxygenase-like — encoded protein: MSQDSTIAVVGGGLVGSLCACMLGKRGFQVDLYESRDDMRTQEHVTGRSINLALSTRGRAALSLLGLEEQVIERHGIPMNARLIHDLDGKRRPIPYGQKGQCIYSVGRRYLNEVLLSACEKNQRVKLHFKHKLKSANLDQGKLNFARPDGTEHTVQRNVIIGCDGAYSAVRREMLKRPLFNYSQSYIPHGYIELCIPPTHDGKFAMEVNYLHIWPRGKFMLIALPNQDCTYTVTLFMPFDMFYSLSTREKLLDFFGQYFPDAIPLIGKDDLVETFFSIKPSPLVMVKCKPYHVGGKVLIMGDAAHAMVPFYGQGMNAGFEDCCILNELLDIYGSDFDEVFPKYTEVRNPDAEAICDLALYNYIEMRDLVNSPMFLLRKKFDIVLNKLMPNFWIPLYTSVTFSRLRYHKCIENRAWQDKVITRLLGTVFVSGAVAALAVGVQAVLKLNVP